A single Carassius carassius chromosome 3, fCarCar2.1, whole genome shotgun sequence DNA region contains:
- the cd68 gene encoding macrosialin isoform X2, translating to MKYELSLIVLCMAATALTSGEYSLAPDSKPAPTTSKPAPTTSKPTPTTSKTTTTTLGPKTTTPIPSPTPPTKLVVGHYNFSLDGKLCSMVDLAIGIHVRNGTVNDTFIVQPHKTNVSGECGDRASVITIYFTEGQFILKFRHNETIKKVYVELVEYDLTYAFKTGESIEYSGKNESLELFSVEPGHSYSCQSVTLYMGNGVSLDLTHTKFQAFEFKNKEFGPSELCKADQPNYRVAITVIIILILLIIIAVIFFLIRKKQRTDGYQSL from the exons ATGAAATACGAATTATCATTGATCGTGCTTTGCATGGCTGCAACAG CTCTCACCTCAGGTGAATATAGTTTAGCTCCTGA CAGCAAGCCGGCCCCAACAACCAGCAAGCCGGCCCCAACAACCAGCAAGCCGACCCCAACAACCAGCAAGACGACCACAACAACTCTTGGTCCAAAAACCACAACTCCAATACCATCTCCAACGCCACCCACCAAACTGGTGGTGGGCCATTATAATTTTAGTTTAGATGGCAAACTATGTTCTATGGTTGATTTGGCAATAGGGATCCATGTGAGGAACGGCACG GTTAATGACACATTCATTGTTCAGCCACACAAAACCAATGTCAGTGGAGAATGTGGGGACAGAGCCTCTGTTATCACTATATATTTCACTGAAGGCCAGTTTATCCTGAAATTTAGACAT AATGAGACGATAAAAAAGGTCTATGTGGAGCTTGTGGAGTACGACTTGACCTATGCCTTCAAAACAGGAG agTCAATTGAATACTCTGGGAAGAACGAATCTCTTGAGCTGTTTTCGGTGGAACCGGGTCACTCTTACTCCTGCCAGTCTGTGACGCTCTACATGGGAAATGGTGTTAGTCTGGACCTGACCCATACCAAGTTTCAAGCCTTTGAATTCAAAAACAAGGAATTCGGACCAT CTGAACTATGCAAGGCTGATCAACCTAACTACCGCGTTGCCATCACCGTGATTATAATCCTCATCTTACTCATCATCATTGcagtcatttttttcctcatcagAAAGAAACAGAGGACGGATGGCTACCAGTCACTATAG
- the cd68 gene encoding macrosialin isoform X1, whose protein sequence is MKYELSLIVLCMAATALTSGEYSLAPDSAPTTSKPAPTTSKPAPTTSKPAPTTSKPTPTTSKTTTTTLGPKTTTPIPSPTPPTKLVVGHYNFSLDGKLCSMVDLAIGIHVRNGTVNDTFIVQPHKTNVSGECGDRASVITIYFTEGQFILKFRHNETIKKVYVELVEYDLTYAFKTGESIEYSGKNESLELFSVEPGHSYSCQSVTLYMGNGVSLDLTHTKFQAFEFKNKEFGPSELCKADQPNYRVAITVIIILILLIIIAVIFFLIRKKQRTDGYQSL, encoded by the exons ATGAAATACGAATTATCATTGATCGTGCTTTGCATGGCTGCAACAG CTCTCACCTCAGGTGAATATAGTTTAGCTCCTGACTCGGCCCCAACAACCAGCAAGCCGGCCCCAACAACCAGCAAGCCGGCCCCAACAACCAGCAAGCCGGCCCCAACAACCAGCAAGCCGACCCCAACAACCAGCAAGACGACCACAACAACTCTTGGTCCAAAAACCACAACTCCAATACCATCTCCAACGCCACCCACCAAACTGGTGGTGGGCCATTATAATTTTAGTTTAGATGGCAAACTATGTTCTATGGTTGATTTGGCAATAGGGATCCATGTGAGGAACGGCACG GTTAATGACACATTCATTGTTCAGCCACACAAAACCAATGTCAGTGGAGAATGTGGGGACAGAGCCTCTGTTATCACTATATATTTCACTGAAGGCCAGTTTATCCTGAAATTTAGACAT AATGAGACGATAAAAAAGGTCTATGTGGAGCTTGTGGAGTACGACTTGACCTATGCCTTCAAAACAGGAG agTCAATTGAATACTCTGGGAAGAACGAATCTCTTGAGCTGTTTTCGGTGGAACCGGGTCACTCTTACTCCTGCCAGTCTGTGACGCTCTACATGGGAAATGGTGTTAGTCTGGACCTGACCCATACCAAGTTTCAAGCCTTTGAATTCAAAAACAAGGAATTCGGACCAT CTGAACTATGCAAGGCTGATCAACCTAACTACCGCGTTGCCATCACCGTGATTATAATCCTCATCTTACTCATCATCATTGcagtcatttttttcctcatcagAAAGAAACAGAGGACGGATGGCTACCAGTCACTATAG